One genomic segment of Clostridium saccharoperbutylacetonicum N1-4(HMT) includes these proteins:
- a CDS encoding transcription repressor NadR gives MNSIERREYIVKLLLESEEPLKGSFIAKKYCVTRQVIVKDIAILRAKGNNIIATPDGYIINANQNKVKAIIAVMHSEEDMFNELSIVIKYGGMIEDVIVEHPLYGEIKGMLMIKNYNDLNKFIERYKAQEAKLLSALTNGVHIHTIAAENQEDINLIISELKLNKFIVSDLED, from the coding sequence ATGAATTCTATTGAGAGAAGAGAGTACATAGTTAAATTATTGTTAGAGAGCGAAGAGCCCCTAAAAGGAAGTTTTATAGCTAAAAAATACTGTGTTACTAGGCAAGTTATAGTAAAGGATATAGCTATTCTTAGGGCAAAAGGTAATAATATAATAGCAACTCCAGATGGATATATAATTAATGCAAATCAAAATAAGGTTAAGGCGATTATTGCAGTAATGCATTCAGAAGAAGATATGTTTAATGAATTAAGTATAGTAATTAAATATGGTGGAATGATTGAAGATGTAATAGTAGAACATCCATTATATGGTGAGATAAAGGGAATGCTGATGATTAAGAATTATAACGATTTAAATAAATTTATAGAAAGATATAAAGCACAAGAAGCTAAGTTGTTATCAGCATTGACTAATGGAGTTCATATTCATACAATAGCTGCTGAGAATCAGGAAGATATTAATTTAATTATATCAGAATTAAAGCTAAATAAGTTTATAGTTTCAGATTTGGAGGATTAG
- a CDS encoding DUF1667 domain-containing protein — MTSKDVFTSLVRIRGSQNYKVVSVKSNKPIEKHFWIEFSKVLGRIYVSTPINIGDIVCKNVMNTGVDIVCTKKIE; from the coding sequence ATGACATCTAAAGATGTATTTACAAGTCTGGTTAGAATTAGAGGTAGCCAAAACTACAAAGTAGTTTCAGTAAAAAGTAATAAACCTATAGAAAAACATTTTTGGATAGAATTTTCTAAAGTGCTTGGTAGGATTTATGTAAGTACACCTATAAATATAGGAGATATTGTTTGTAAAAATGTAATGAATACTGGAGTAGATATAGTATGTACAAAAAAAATAGAATAA
- a CDS encoding GNAT family N-acetyltransferase, with amino-acid sequence MLKGYKVSLRPLEQEDIGMLYKISNEENVRKFNIRHNTIQDNGEEINLRKAFSIINENDILIGFITYKEIYDKLIYSIGITIGSSYWGRGYGQDSIKTLLRYLFGELNAMKVELEVIKNNLRAINCYIKCGFVEGRIKKNNIYVDGEYMDIIIMEIFREDTNYN; translated from the coding sequence ATGCTTAAAGGTTATAAAGTATCTTTGAGGCCATTGGAACAAGAAGATATTGGAATGTTATATAAGATATCTAATGAGGAAAATGTAAGAAAATTTAATATAAGACATAATACTATACAAGATAACGGTGAAGAAATAAATTTAAGAAAAGCTTTTAGTATAATTAATGAAAATGACATTTTAATTGGTTTTATAACGTATAAAGAAATTTATGATAAATTGATATATTCTATTGGCATAACGATTGGAAGTAGTTATTGGGGAAGGGGATATGGGCAAGATTCTATAAAAACATTATTACGATACTTATTTGGTGAATTAAATGCTATGAAGGTTGAATTAGAAGTTATTAAAAATAATTTAAGAGCGATAAATTGTTATATAAAATGCGGATTTGTTGAAGGTAGAATAAAAAAGAATAATATTTATGTAGATGGTGAATATATGGATATTATAATTATGGAGATATTTAGAGAAGATACAAACTATAATTAA
- the addB gene encoding helicase-exonuclease AddAB subunit AddB, giving the protein MSIRFIYGRAGTGKSRFCINEIKENIYGENFENKLILLVPEQYTFTTENKILHSIGEKAFLRTEVLSFKKMTREVFEEYGGRVKEIIKESGKNMLIHRVLNENMDNLTYFKKISKEQGFYGIISEVISEFKKYNINPQSFQEIDKNIDNVELIKKLKELDVIYEAFNLKMHENYIDGDDELTLLSEKLLKCNAYVDSEVWVDEFTTFTPQQLEILKLLAKRCKRVNITLCMDAQPFKDNDKDVTNIFNVTKNTENKILKIMSENNIAYDKPIYLNSSMPYRFKHNSELCHIEKYFFNYPFNKYFEKCNSIELYKANNIYDEVERVAKSITELVRNKGYRYKDISVVCRNIEDYEKITAVIFKDYDIPYFLDKKIQLLSNPLIILISSSFEILSKNWSYESVFKYLKSGLTGIDSSYIDILENFILEHGIKGYKWTVDEIISEKWFNNNEDITNEQISIAEVMEEIRRPLIIFHNKINGKHKVKDMCAAIYEFLIDINAFERIDQWIKNFEEIGLEDKVKEYSQVQSIVIDILDQAVDVIGEEIIDYFEFFKILNSGFENEEIGVIPIALDQVNIGDVARIKGREVKVLYIVGVNDGVFPAAKKDEGILSDRDREILSEVGINLAATTRNKVFEEQYILYTALTISSERLILSYPMADFEGKSLRPSTVIHRTKKIFPKLIEESSIYNLDNTRNKFTKVISPIPTFNELIVAVRRDFDKEDIEAYWPEVYNWFKENQKYKEKVENIFKGLTYSNVGDRVAKKKLRELYQNDMGKLVFSVSRLEKYAECPFSYFVQYGLKAKNRKIYEFAPPDLGSFVHEMLDSFTNKVKEEGILWSELNNEKCKEIVSNIIDKKLNSESNSILNSTNKFKYLTKRFKRVISKSVSVIANQIGKGEFEVFKTEFKFGDYNSGEAITLDLSSDEKVYLQGRIDRIDTLDLDGETYIRVIDYKTGSKKFELNELYYGLQMQLLVYLDALIRNSKYILNKQAKPGAILYFKIDDPIIKNNREMELEEIEKEVLNNLKLKGLILKDARVVRAMDKDIDGYSLIIPAAFKTDGEFKSNSDVITEEEFTLLREYVNKKMVELCEEMLSGEIKIQPTKRSNKTHCEYCDFSSICQFDTTIKDNKYNVITKKATNDIWKNIKKDINDLSEEENSDDLI; this is encoded by the coding sequence ATGAGCATAAGATTTATTTATGGAAGAGCAGGAACAGGTAAAAGCAGATTTTGTATTAATGAAATAAAAGAAAACATATATGGAGAAAATTTTGAAAACAAATTAATTTTATTAGTACCAGAACAATATACATTTACAACTGAAAATAAAATTTTACATTCAATTGGAGAAAAGGCTTTTTTAAGAACGGAAGTGCTGAGTTTCAAGAAAATGACTCGTGAAGTTTTTGAAGAATATGGAGGACGTGTTAAAGAAATAATAAAAGAGTCTGGAAAGAACATGTTAATTCACCGTGTACTAAATGAAAATATGGATAATTTAACTTATTTTAAAAAAATATCTAAGGAGCAAGGATTCTATGGAATCATATCAGAAGTAATTTCTGAATTTAAAAAATATAATATAAATCCACAAAGTTTTCAAGAAATAGATAAGAATATAGATAATGTTGAATTGATAAAAAAACTTAAAGAATTAGATGTAATTTATGAAGCTTTCAATTTGAAAATGCATGAAAATTATATTGATGGAGATGATGAACTAACGTTATTAAGTGAAAAATTATTGAAATGTAATGCTTATGTTGATTCGGAAGTATGGGTTGATGAATTTACTACTTTTACTCCCCAACAGTTAGAAATATTAAAATTATTAGCTAAGCGATGTAAAAGAGTTAATATAACTCTCTGTATGGATGCTCAACCATTCAAAGATAATGATAAAGATGTAACTAATATATTTAATGTAACAAAAAATACAGAAAATAAGATATTAAAAATAATGAGCGAAAATAATATAGCTTATGATAAACCTATTTATCTAAACAGTTCTATGCCATATAGATTTAAACATAACAGTGAGCTTTGTCATATAGAAAAATACTTTTTTAATTATCCATTTAATAAGTATTTTGAAAAATGTAATAGCATAGAACTTTACAAGGCAAATAATATTTATGATGAAGTCGAGAGAGTTGCTAAAAGCATCACAGAACTTGTTAGAAATAAAGGATATAGGTATAAAGATATATCTGTTGTATGCAGAAATATAGAGGATTATGAAAAAATAACTGCTGTAATTTTTAAAGATTATGATATACCATATTTTTTGGATAAGAAAATTCAGTTATTAAGTAACCCTCTAATTATACTTATAAGTTCTTCTTTTGAAATTTTATCTAAAAATTGGTCTTATGAGAGCGTATTTAAATATTTGAAAAGTGGGTTAACTGGGATTGATAGTTCATATATAGATATTTTAGAAAACTTTATATTGGAGCACGGGATTAAAGGATACAAATGGACTGTGGACGAAATAATTTCTGAAAAATGGTTTAATAATAATGAAGATATAACGAATGAACAAATATCAATTGCTGAAGTTATGGAGGAAATAAGAAGGCCTCTCATTATATTTCATAATAAAATAAATGGAAAGCATAAAGTTAAAGATATGTGCGCAGCTATTTATGAATTTTTAATTGATATAAATGCATTTGAAAGAATAGATCAATGGATTAAAAATTTTGAAGAAATAGGGCTAGAAGATAAGGTTAAAGAATATAGTCAAGTTCAAAGTATAGTTATAGATATATTAGATCAAGCAGTTGACGTAATTGGAGAAGAGATAATAGATTATTTTGAGTTTTTTAAAATATTAAATTCAGGATTTGAAAATGAAGAAATAGGAGTTATACCAATTGCATTAGATCAAGTAAATATTGGAGATGTAGCAAGAATCAAAGGAAGAGAAGTGAAAGTACTTTATATAGTTGGAGTTAATGATGGTGTATTTCCTGCTGCTAAAAAGGATGAAGGAATATTATCTGATAGAGATAGAGAAATATTAAGTGAAGTTGGAATAAATTTAGCTGCAACGACAAGAAATAAGGTGTTTGAAGAGCAATATATATTATATACAGCATTAACAATAAGCAGTGAGCGCCTAATATTATCATACCCAATGGCTGATTTTGAAGGCAAATCTTTAAGACCATCAACAGTCATACATAGAACAAAGAAGATATTTCCTAAGCTAATAGAAGAGAGTTCAATCTATAACTTAGATAACACAAGAAATAAATTTACAAAGGTTATATCTCCTATTCCAACGTTCAATGAACTCATAGTTGCTGTAAGGAGAGATTTTGATAAAGAAGATATAGAAGCTTATTGGCCAGAAGTTTATAATTGGTTTAAAGAAAATCAGAAATATAAAGAGAAGGTTGAAAATATTTTTAAGGGACTTACATATTCAAATGTAGGTGATAGAGTTGCTAAAAAGAAGCTTAGAGAGCTTTATCAAAATGATATGGGGAAACTAGTATTTAGTGTTTCACGATTAGAAAAATATGCTGAATGTCCTTTTTCTTATTTTGTTCAATATGGGCTAAAAGCGAAAAATAGAAAAATATATGAATTTGCACCTCCAGATCTAGGATCATTTGTTCATGAAATGTTAGATTCTTTTACTAATAAAGTTAAAGAAGAAGGTATATTATGGTCAGAATTAAATAATGAAAAATGTAAAGAAATAGTATCTAATATTATTGATAAAAAATTAAATTCAGAAAGTAATTCAATATTAAATAGTACAAATAAATTTAAATATTTAACTAAAAGGTTTAAGAGAGTAATATCTAAATCAGTTTCAGTTATAGCAAACCAAATAGGAAAAGGCGAGTTTGAAGTATTTAAGACTGAATTTAAATTTGGAGATTATAATTCTGGGGAAGCTATAACTTTAGATCTAAGTTCTGATGAAAAGGTATATCTTCAAGGTAGAATTGATAGGATAGATACGTTAGATTTAGATGGAGAAACGTATATTAGAGTTATAGATTATAAAACTGGAAGCAAAAAATTTGAGTTAAATGAACTCTATTATGGTCTACAGATGCAGTTATTAGTATATTTAGATGCACTTATTAGAAACTCTAAATATATTTTGAATAAACAAGCAAAACCAGGAGCTATATTATATTTTAAAATAGATGATCCTATAATAAAAAACAATAGGGAAATGGAATTAGAGGAAATTGAAAAAGAGGTGTTAAATAATTTAAAATTAAAAGGTTTAATTTTAAAAGATGCTAGAGTAGTTAGGGCAATGGATAAAGACATTGATGGTTACTCGTTAATTATACCAGCTGCATTTAAGACTGATGGAGAATTTAAGTCTAATAGTGATGTTATTACTGAAGAGGAATTTACATTGCTTAGAGAATATGTTAATAAAAAGATGGTTGAATTATGTGAAGAAATGTTAAGTGGTGAAATAAAAATACAGCCAACTAAAAGATCTAATAAAACTCATTGTGAGTATTGTGATTTTTCATCTATATGTCAATTTGATACAACTATAAAAGATAACAAGTATAATGTAATAACAAAAAAAGCAACAAATGATATTTGGAAAAATATAAAGAAGGATATAAATGACTTGAGTGAAGAAGAAAATTCAGATGATTTAATTTAA
- a CDS encoding NAD(P)/FAD-dependent oxidoreductase: protein MDYDVLILGGGIIGCAVAYELSKYNLNIALIEKDYDVANDISFANTAIIFDGSEAENDLMSSLEFRGMNLIKSHCEKFNLSYKKVGLLKVNLNETKAYIIDDMYEKIKIREIDGVHIVNNEEISKIEPNLKVNASKALYSENISIISPYNLAVSYAEVAVDNGVNFRLEEEVIDIKSISKGFKVTTNKNKFTCKFVVNTIPNEVFNDEHNEMECNSKNKKVRCILLDEKLEENINTVIINYIDEDTFIINVPCVIGGNLIGIKSDKILSFENDLILSQNSLKNINRESINSIFTEVYNQSNMFIDDSNLEDGYIRISGNNYAKVTIAPAIAQEIEEKIKTNMNITKKRDYIDKKREEYVFSNMSKEQKNKIIALDKRYANIICRCNNITEGEIVDSIRRPLGARTIEGVKRRTGIGLGGCNGSYCNMKIMKILAREMNKSILNIVDDSMDSKILVGRIKEFNEI, encoded by the coding sequence ATGGATTATGATGTGTTAATTTTAGGTGGGGGAATAATTGGATGTGCTGTAGCATATGAACTTTCAAAGTATAATTTGAATATAGCTTTAATTGAAAAAGATTATGATGTAGCCAATGATATTTCTTTTGCAAATACAGCAATTATTTTTGATGGGTCAGAAGCAGAAAATGATTTGATGAGTTCATTAGAGTTTAGAGGAATGAATTTGATTAAAAGTCATTGTGAAAAGTTTAATCTTTCATACAAAAAAGTTGGACTATTAAAAGTTAATTTAAATGAAACAAAAGCTTATATAATTGACGATATGTATGAAAAAATAAAAATCAGAGAAATTGATGGAGTACATATAGTTAATAATGAAGAAATTAGTAAGATAGAGCCTAATTTAAAAGTAAATGCTAGTAAAGCTTTATATTCAGAAAATATTTCAATAATATCACCATATAATTTAGCTGTTTCTTATGCTGAGGTTGCAGTAGATAATGGGGTTAATTTTAGATTAGAAGAAGAGGTTATAGATATAAAATCTATTTCTAAAGGATTTAAGGTTACAACAAATAAGAATAAATTTACTTGCAAATTTGTGGTAAATACAATTCCTAATGAAGTTTTTAATGATGAACATAATGAAATGGAATGCAATTCGAAAAATAAGAAAGTAAGATGTATATTATTAGATGAAAAGTTAGAAGAAAATATAAATACTGTTATTATAAATTATATAGATGAAGATACATTTATTATAAATGTTCCTTGTGTGATAGGTGGAAATCTAATTGGAATAAAGAGTGATAAAATATTAAGTTTTGAAAATGATTTGATATTATCTCAAAATTCATTAAAAAATATAAACAGAGAGTCAATAAATAGTATATTTACTGAAGTATATAATCAAAGTAATATGTTTATAGATGATAGTAATTTGGAAGATGGATATATAAGAATTTCTGGAAATAACTATGCCAAAGTTACTATTGCGCCTGCTATTGCTCAAGAAATAGAAGAAAAAATAAAAACAAATATGAATATAACTAAAAAAAGAGATTATATAGATAAAAAAAGAGAGGAATACGTATTTAGTAATATGTCTAAAGAGCAGAAAAATAAAATAATAGCTTTAGATAAGCGATATGCAAATATTATTTGTAGGTGTAATAATATTACTGAAGGAGAAATTGTTGATTCTATAAGAAGACCTTTAGGTGCTAGAACTATAGAAGGTGTTAAAAGACGTACTGGTATAGGTCTTGGTGGGTGTAATGGGTCATATTGCAATATGAAGATTATGAAGATATTAGCAAGGGAGATGAATAAAAGTATCTTAAATATTGTAGATGATTCTATGGATTCTAAAATTTTGGTAGGAAGAATTAAAGAATTTAATGAAATTTAG
- the gyrA gene encoding DNA gyrase subunit A — protein MDFNEGKVELVDINKEMKRCYIDYAMSVIVGRALPDVRDGLKPVHRRILYSLQGLGLTPDKGYRKCARIVGEVLGKYHPHGDTSVYDALVRMAQDFSMRYMLVDGHGNFGSVDGDSAAAMRYTEAKMNKIAVEMLRDINKNTVDFMPNFDGEEQEPVVLPSRFPNLLVNGSSGIAVGMATNIPPHNLGEIIDGTIMLIDNPEVTILDLMTKIKGPDFPTGATIMGKAGIRAAYETGRGKVVVRANAEIEEENGRHKIVVTEIPYIVNKAKLIENIADLVKDKKITGISDLRDESDREGMRIVIELKRDANPNVVLNLLYKHTKLQDTFGIIMLALVDNEPKVLNLKEILRNYIDFQKEVITRRTIFELNKAEARAHILEGLKIALDNIDEVISIIRNSNTSEIARDTLIERFNLSEKQAQAILDMRLRRLTGLERDKIEDELNELMRQIEYLNSILASEEKLLGVIKDELLEIKAKYSDERRSKIEKIINEIDIEDLIQEEDVVITLTSSGYIKRISADTYSSQRRGGKGIQAMTTKEDDFVEHLMITSTHSDVLFFTNKGRVYKLRAYEIPDAGRQAKGTNLINIIAIEPDEKIQTVLTVADGKKEGFLFMGTKQGIVKKTPVSEFKNLRKNGLIAISLKDGDELLKVKNTYGDANIMMVTQNGYAVKFNEKNVRHMGRTASGVKAINLKEDDVAVCMDIAVDGEELLVISENGYGKRTPIEEYKLQNRGGVGLITYKISEKTGKLVGATICKVDDELMLINSSGVAIRINVADISVTSRSAMGVTLMRTSDDEKVVAIAKILGSDESEEDSINESDETSEE, from the coding sequence ATGGATTTTAATGAGGGTAAAGTTGAACTTGTAGATATTAATAAAGAAATGAAACGATGCTATATAGATTATGCTATGAGCGTTATAGTAGGGCGTGCATTGCCAGATGTAAGGGATGGATTGAAGCCTGTACATAGAAGAATACTATATTCTTTACAGGGGTTAGGATTAACTCCTGATAAGGGCTATAGAAAATGTGCAAGAATAGTCGGTGAAGTTTTAGGTAAATATCATCCACATGGTGATACTTCTGTTTATGATGCATTAGTAAGAATGGCTCAAGATTTTTCTATGAGATATATGTTAGTAGATGGTCATGGAAATTTTGGATCAGTTGATGGTGATAGTGCTGCTGCTATGAGATATACAGAAGCAAAAATGAATAAGATAGCTGTAGAGATGTTAAGAGATATAAATAAAAATACAGTTGATTTTATGCCAAATTTTGATGGAGAAGAACAAGAACCAGTAGTTTTACCATCAAGATTTCCGAATCTCTTAGTTAATGGTTCATCAGGAATAGCAGTTGGAATGGCAACAAATATTCCACCGCATAATTTAGGAGAAATAATAGATGGAACTATAATGCTTATCGATAATCCAGAAGTTACGATATTAGATCTTATGACTAAAATCAAGGGGCCAGATTTTCCTACTGGAGCAACTATTATGGGCAAAGCAGGGATTAGAGCTGCTTATGAAACTGGAAGAGGTAAAGTGGTTGTTAGAGCTAATGCAGAAATTGAAGAGGAAAATGGAAGACATAAAATAGTTGTAACCGAAATACCATATATTGTAAATAAGGCGAAGCTTATAGAAAATATTGCAGACTTAGTAAAGGATAAGAAGATTACTGGAATATCAGATTTAAGAGATGAATCAGATAGAGAAGGTATGAGAATAGTAATAGAACTAAAAAGAGATGCTAATCCTAATGTAGTGCTAAATTTACTATATAAGCATACTAAGCTTCAAGATACATTTGGGATTATAATGTTAGCATTGGTTGACAATGAACCAAAGGTATTAAATTTAAAAGAAATATTAAGAAACTATATAGACTTCCAAAAAGAAGTCATAACAAGAAGAACAATATTTGAGTTAAATAAGGCAGAAGCTAGAGCTCATATACTTGAAGGATTAAAGATTGCATTAGACAATATAGATGAGGTTATAAGCATAATTAGAAATTCTAATACTAGTGAAATTGCTAGAGATACTTTGATAGAAAGATTTAATCTTTCAGAGAAGCAAGCTCAAGCTATATTAGATATGAGATTAAGAAGATTAACAGGTTTAGAAAGAGATAAGATTGAAGATGAATTAAATGAATTAATGAGGCAAATAGAATATTTAAATTCTATTTTAGCAAGTGAAGAAAAATTATTAGGAGTTATTAAAGATGAACTTCTAGAAATAAAAGCTAAGTATTCAGATGAAAGAAGAAGTAAAATAGAAAAAATTATAAATGAAATTGATATAGAAGATTTAATCCAAGAAGAAGATGTTGTTATAACATTAACTAGTTCAGGATATATAAAGAGAATTTCAGCTGATACTTATTCTTCACAAAGAAGAGGTGGAAAAGGAATTCAAGCAATGACAACAAAAGAAGATGATTTTGTTGAACATCTGATGATAACATCTACTCATTCTGATGTATTGTTCTTTACTAATAAGGGAAGAGTATATAAATTAAGAGCTTATGAAATTCCTGATGCTGGAAGACAAGCAAAGGGTACAAATTTAATAAACATTATAGCAATAGAGCCTGATGAAAAAATTCAAACAGTATTAACTGTAGCTGATGGAAAAAAAGAAGGATTTTTATTTATGGGTACTAAACAAGGAATTGTTAAGAAAACTCCAGTAAGTGAATTCAAAAACCTAAGAAAAAATGGATTAATTGCTATAAGCCTAAAAGATGGAGATGAGCTATTAAAAGTAAAGAACACATATGGAGATGCAAACATAATGATGGTAACTCAAAATGGTTATGCAGTTAAGTTTAACGAAAAAAATGTTAGACATATGGGAAGAACTGCATCTGGAGTTAAAGCTATTAACTTAAAAGAAGATGATGTAGCTGTATGTATGGATATAGCAGTTGATGGAGAAGAATTACTAGTAATAAGTGAAAATGGATATGGAAAAAGAACTCCTATTGAAGAATATAAACTTCAAAACAGAGGCGGCGTAGGATTAATAACTTATAAGATTAGTGAAAAGACTGGAAAACTTGTTGGAGCAACAATATGTAAAGTTGATGATGAATTAATGCTTATAAATTCTAGCGGTGTAGCTATTAGAATAAATGTAGCTGATATTTCAGTTACTAGCAGATCTGCAATGGGAGTAACATTAATGAGAACCAGTGATGATGAAAAAGTTGTTGCAATTGCTAAAATATTAGGTAGTGACGAATCAGAAGAAGATTCTATTAATGAAAGTGATGAAACTTCAGAAGAATAA
- a CDS encoding HD domain-containing protein: MIAYRIKQFYWAIESLFIKDDFKMLNMYLSNLELSLFMKITKAERQHSIRVCKAAIEYIRSNNIHDIDEYIMCKCALLHDIGKSKVKLNIIYKSIIIIINKITFGKFLKYNKNTRIINYYNHPKIGVELLKVIGQENQDIIDCVRYHHNVDMLKENKYIEIVYICDNCN; the protein is encoded by the coding sequence ATGATAGCATATAGGATTAAACAATTTTATTGGGCAATAGAATCATTATTTATTAAAGATGATTTTAAAATGTTAAATATGTATCTTAGTAATCTTGAATTGAGTTTATTTATGAAAATTACTAAAGCAGAACGACAGCATTCTATAAGAGTATGTAAAGCTGCAATAGAATATATTAGATCTAATAATATACATGATATTGATGAATATATAATGTGTAAATGTGCATTATTACATGATATAGGAAAATCTAAAGTTAAATTAAATATAATATATAAAAGTATTATTATAATTATAAATAAGATTACCTTTGGTAAATTTTTAAAGTATAATAAAAATACGAGAATAATTAATTATTATAATCATCCTAAAATTGGAGTAGAATTATTAAAAGTCATTGGTCAAGAGAATCAAGATATAATAGATTGTGTTAGATATCATCATAATGTGGATATGTTAAAGGAAAATAAGTATATAGAAATAGTATATATTTGTGATAATTGTAATTAG